One window from the genome of Mumia sp. ZJ1417 encodes:
- the tsaE gene encoding tRNA (adenosine(37)-N6)-threonylcarbamoyltransferase complex ATPase subunit type 1 TsaE, which produces MNGTTYPNFHALNVFDATPDRAADVLSVIRRSFGARPTLDPPSTAMTETIESVRAALEQAGGLLVERRGKPIGAMLYDASRPGLLGFRRVSVDPDHQDRGVASAMVGVAEDTAEERGLDGVWLDVREELPENVTFWARRRYFPVRRDGTTLEFGKPLWLARELPTADDAHDFGARLATLLRPGDVIVMSGGLGAGKTTLTQGIGDGLGVRGPVTSPTFVLARTHPNLGDGPPLVHVDAYRLGGALELDDLDLDTATEDSVTVVEWGEGMAEDLSDSWLEVRLERRAATVLDPLGAEAPERDDATDHDVRLVTVKPHGARWARVPLRSTLLEPDAITHSVQARGLGEAMA; this is translated from the coding sequence GTGAACGGCACGACCTACCCGAACTTCCACGCCCTCAACGTCTTCGACGCGACGCCCGACCGCGCGGCGGACGTGCTGTCGGTGATCCGCCGCTCGTTCGGAGCGCGTCCCACCCTCGACCCCCCGTCGACCGCGATGACAGAGACCATCGAGTCGGTGCGTGCCGCGCTCGAGCAGGCCGGCGGGTTGCTCGTCGAGCGCCGAGGAAAGCCGATCGGAGCGATGCTGTACGACGCGTCCCGGCCCGGGCTGCTCGGCTTCCGGCGGGTCTCGGTCGACCCCGACCACCAGGATCGCGGCGTCGCCTCGGCGATGGTCGGCGTCGCCGAGGACACTGCGGAGGAGCGGGGCCTCGACGGCGTGTGGCTCGACGTCCGTGAGGAGCTCCCCGAGAACGTGACGTTCTGGGCGCGGCGGCGCTACTTCCCGGTGCGCCGCGACGGGACGACCCTCGAGTTCGGCAAGCCGCTGTGGCTCGCCCGTGAGCTGCCGACCGCCGACGACGCCCACGACTTCGGCGCGAGACTCGCCACGCTGCTGCGCCCGGGCGACGTGATCGTCATGTCGGGCGGGCTCGGCGCTGGCAAGACCACGCTGACGCAGGGGATCGGCGACGGGCTGGGCGTACGAGGGCCAGTGACGTCCCCGACGTTCGTCCTCGCCCGCACCCACCCCAACCTCGGGGACGGGCCGCCGCTGGTCCACGTCGACGCCTACCGTCTCGGCGGCGCGCTCGAGCTCGACGACCTCGACCTCGACACTGCCACCGAGGACTCGGTGACGGTCGTCGAGTGGGGCGAGGGCATGGCGGAAGACCTCAGCGACTCCTGGCTCGAGGTGCGCCTCGAGCGCCGCGCCGCGACCGTGCTCGACCCGCTCGGCGCCGAGGCGCCCGAGCGTGACGACGCCACGGACCACGACGTACGCCTCGTGACCGTCAAGCCGCACGGCGCACGCTGGGCCCGGGTCCCGCTGCGCTCCACGTTGCTCGAACCTGATGCGATCACCCACTCCGTGCAGGCCCGCGGGCTGGGCGAGGCGATGGCCTGA
- a CDS encoding alpha/beta fold hydrolase, translating into MDWRRLGTYAAVTAGTLAAAGATAAAARVATDRRRARRRARRGDAMEFGTLHAPEVTVMATDGVPLHVEIEEPADPAAYAAEGAPTIVFAHGWVLDLDCWHYQRAALRGRARMVFYDQREHGSSGDATLETCTLDQLGDDLKSVVDAVAPTGPLVLVGHSMGAMTVMSFAAQYGDLVRDRVVGVVLMGTSAGDLIHPTLPLARLQPWLPRFGPLLDQARRLDSFPVMRMFAVGPDSPAKYADMTDEMIARSRSKALWDFAGNFVDLDLYGALPVLPGKRTVVMGGTKDKLTPMRHSRRLAELIDGSELLVLEGAGHMMMLERHEDVTAAIESLWESA; encoded by the coding sequence ATGGACTGGCGCAGGCTCGGGACGTACGCGGCTGTCACCGCGGGGACCCTCGCCGCCGCCGGCGCCACCGCCGCGGCGGCGCGCGTCGCCACCGACCGCAGGCGTGCTCGGCGCAGGGCCAGGCGCGGTGACGCGATGGAGTTCGGGACGCTCCACGCGCCCGAGGTCACCGTCATGGCGACCGACGGCGTCCCGTTGCACGTCGAGATCGAGGAGCCGGCCGACCCGGCGGCGTACGCGGCCGAGGGGGCCCCGACGATCGTCTTCGCGCACGGCTGGGTGCTCGACCTCGACTGCTGGCACTATCAGCGCGCGGCGCTGCGCGGCCGAGCCCGGATGGTCTTCTACGATCAGCGCGAGCACGGCAGCTCCGGTGACGCGACGCTCGAGACGTGCACGCTCGACCAGCTCGGAGACGACCTGAAGTCGGTCGTCGACGCCGTCGCGCCGACCGGCCCGCTCGTCCTCGTCGGCCACTCTATGGGGGCGATGACCGTGATGTCGTTCGCCGCGCAGTACGGCGACCTCGTCCGCGACCGGGTCGTCGGGGTCGTCCTGATGGGGACGAGCGCCGGCGACCTGATCCATCCCACCCTCCCGTTGGCGCGGCTGCAGCCGTGGCTGCCGCGGTTCGGTCCGCTGCTCGATCAGGCGCGCCGGCTCGACTCCTTCCCTGTGATGCGGATGTTCGCGGTCGGACCGGACTCGCCGGCCAAGTACGCCGACATGACCGACGAGATGATCGCGCGGTCGCGGTCGAAGGCGCTGTGGGACTTCGCCGGCAACTTCGTCGACCTCGACCTGTACGGCGCGCTGCCGGTGCTGCCCGGCAAGCGCACGGTCGTCATGGGCGGCACGAAGGACAAGCTCACTCCGATGCGGCACTCACGGCGGCTGGCCGAGCTGATCGACGGTTCCGAGCTGCTCGTCCTGGAAGGCGCGGGCCACATGATGATGCTCGAACGCCACGAGGACGTGACCGCGGCGATCGAGAGCCTCTGGGAGAGCGCGTGA
- the alr gene encoding alanine racemase, with protein sequence MSAPAEALVDLDAYRANLARLREAAPNAAQMAVVKADAYGHGAIEVSAAAREAGAEWLGVATIEEARTLRRAGDTGPLLAWLNPAGADLAPAIDAGVDMAAGSVEQLDAVLAASASARPRVHLKVDTGMARGGVRGAELTALLDAAAAAQRAGRIEIAGIFSHFACADEPASPVNGAQEHAFTEAVDELSSFDVERPLRHLANSAAALTRPSAHLDAVRVGIASYGLSPGPALGTPAQLGLTPVMTLRTALALVRRVPPGTGVSYGHTYVTKRETTLGLIPVGYGDGILRAASNRASALVNGELVPVAGRVCMDQIVLDLGDTPASRGEEVVLFGSGRRGEPLAEDWAEAASTIGYEVVTRLGGRIARRHVGAIPKTTGSGG encoded by the coding sequence GTGAGCGCTCCCGCCGAGGCGCTCGTCGACCTCGACGCCTACCGCGCCAACCTCGCACGCCTGCGCGAGGCCGCGCCGAACGCCGCGCAGATGGCCGTCGTCAAGGCCGACGCGTACGGGCACGGCGCGATCGAGGTCAGCGCCGCCGCCCGCGAGGCCGGTGCCGAGTGGTTGGGGGTCGCGACCATCGAGGAGGCCCGCACGCTGCGGCGCGCCGGCGACACGGGCCCGCTGCTGGCCTGGCTCAACCCCGCCGGAGCCGACCTCGCTCCCGCGATCGACGCGGGAGTCGACATGGCCGCCGGCTCGGTCGAGCAGCTCGACGCCGTGCTCGCGGCCAGTGCCTCGGCGCGGCCGCGGGTCCACCTCAAGGTCGACACCGGCATGGCGCGCGGCGGGGTCCGTGGCGCCGAGCTCACGGCGCTCCTCGACGCGGCCGCCGCCGCGCAGCGCGCCGGTCGGATCGAGATCGCCGGGATCTTCTCGCACTTCGCCTGCGCCGACGAGCCCGCCAGCCCGGTCAACGGTGCCCAGGAGCACGCCTTCACCGAGGCGGTCGACGAGCTCTCCTCGTTCGATGTCGAGCGTCCTCTGCGTCACCTCGCGAACTCCGCCGCGGCCCTCACCCGTCCGAGCGCCCACCTCGACGCCGTGCGGGTCGGGATCGCGTCGTACGGGCTCAGCCCCGGCCCTGCGCTCGGGACGCCCGCACAGCTCGGGCTCACGCCGGTGATGACGCTGCGGACCGCGCTCGCCCTCGTCCGACGGGTGCCTCCCGGCACCGGCGTCTCGTACGGCCACACCTACGTGACCAAGCGTGAGACGACGCTCGGCCTGATCCCCGTCGGGTACGGCGACGGCATCCTGCGGGCAGCGTCCAACCGGGCGTCCGCGCTGGTCAACGGCGAGCTCGTGCCGGTGGCCGGACGGGTGTGCATGGACCAGATCGTGCTCGATCTGGGCGACACCCCGGCGAGCCGCGGGGAAGAGGTCGTGCTGTTCGGTTCCGGGCGGCGCGGCGAGCCGCTCGCCGAGGACTGGGCCGAGGCCGCGTCGACGATCGGCTACGAGGTCGTCACTAGGCTGGGGGGGAGGATCGCTCGCCGCCATGTCGGCGCGATCCCTAAGACCACCGGCAGCGGGGGCTGA
- a CDS encoding bifunctional ADP-dependent NAD(P)H-hydrate dehydratase/NAD(P)H-hydrate epimerase, with product MLYAHTVADVRAAEAALMAQVPPGSLMRWAAAGLAAYVREVAPGSSPVVFLVGTGDNGGDALFAAAELARERYVAVALADPSRVHGPGAQAAQAAGCRFVDSPRGFAVVVDGIVGIGGSPGLRAPADAWRDVLAAERPFVIAVDVPSGVEVDGATLPGSYIAADATCTFGTYKNALLVDPAATRAVRGALPRLVDIGLGPFLPPPSVEALTAGDNQLLLAILRPTLDERGEQPTQKYTRGVVGVAAGSAAYAGAAQLCVRGAQAGIAGMVRFVAEPSLAARIVDRCPEVVAHTDPAARGRVQAWVVGSGGGDDAADRLAMALEDEVPVVVDADALAHLPERLPVPALLTPHAGELARMLDVTRSDVVADPLGHATRAAERWGATVLLKGARTLVAYPGSPTRVNLSGTPWLATAGAGDVLAGLAGSFLAAGAHPRDAGSLAAFVHGAAAVAASGGGPVTATRVADAVPGVIAAWRNGTLTESQVRDWRDR from the coding sequence ATGCTCTATGCGCACACCGTCGCCGACGTCCGTGCCGCCGAGGCCGCGCTCATGGCGCAGGTCCCGCCGGGCTCCCTCATGCGCTGGGCCGCCGCCGGCCTGGCCGCGTACGTCCGCGAGGTCGCCCCGGGCAGCTCACCGGTCGTCTTCCTCGTCGGCACAGGGGACAACGGCGGTGACGCCCTCTTCGCGGCAGCCGAGCTGGCACGCGAGCGGTACGTGGCGGTGGCGCTCGCCGACCCGTCGCGGGTGCACGGGCCGGGGGCCCAGGCCGCGCAGGCCGCGGGCTGCCGCTTCGTCGACTCGCCCCGCGGCTTCGCGGTGGTCGTCGACGGGATCGTCGGCATCGGTGGCTCGCCCGGGCTGCGCGCGCCTGCCGACGCGTGGCGCGACGTCCTCGCCGCTGAACGCCCGTTCGTGATCGCGGTCGACGTGCCCAGCGGCGTCGAGGTCGACGGTGCGACCCTGCCCGGCTCGTACATCGCCGCCGATGCCACCTGTACGTTCGGCACCTACAAGAACGCGCTGCTCGTCGACCCGGCGGCGACCCGGGCGGTGCGTGGGGCGCTCCCGCGGCTCGTCGACATCGGGCTCGGCCCGTTCTTGCCGCCGCCTTCGGTCGAGGCGCTCACGGCGGGCGACAACCAGCTGCTGCTCGCGATCCTCCGGCCGACGCTGGACGAGCGGGGAGAGCAGCCCACGCAGAAGTACACACGCGGTGTCGTCGGCGTCGCCGCCGGGTCCGCCGCGTACGCCGGGGCCGCCCAGCTGTGCGTGCGCGGCGCCCAGGCCGGGATCGCCGGCATGGTGCGCTTCGTCGCCGAACCCTCGCTCGCGGCGCGGATCGTGGACCGCTGCCCGGAAGTCGTCGCTCACACCGATCCCGCAGCGCGCGGGCGCGTCCAGGCTTGGGTCGTCGGCTCGGGTGGGGGAGACGACGCGGCCGACCGGCTCGCGATGGCGCTGGAGGACGAGGTGCCCGTGGTGGTCGACGCGGATGCGCTCGCCCACCTCCCCGAGCGGCTCCCCGTCCCCGCGCTGCTCACGCCGCACGCCGGCGAGCTGGCCCGGATGCTCGACGTCACCCGCTCCGACGTCGTGGCCGATCCGCTCGGCCACGCCACGCGTGCTGCCGAGCGCTGGGGAGCGACCGTGCTGCTCAAGGGCGCCCGCACCCTCGTCGCGTACCCTGGCTCGCCGACCCGGGTGAACCTCTCCGGCACCCCGTGGCTGGCCACCGCCGGTGCGGGAGACGTGCTCGCCGGGCTCGCGGGCTCGTTCCTCGCGGCCGGCGCCCATCCTCGTGACGCCGGCTCGCTCGCCGCGTTCGTGCACGGCGCCGCGGCCGTGGCAGCCTCGGGCGGTGGGCCGGTCACGGCCACCCGTGTCGCCGATGCGGTCCCGGGAGTGATCGCCGCGTGGCGCAACGGGACGCTCACCGAGTCGCAGGTACGGGACTGGAGGGACCGGTGA
- the glmS gene encoding glutamine--fructose-6-phosphate transaminase (isomerizing), with the protein MCGIVGYVGERSALDVVLGGLRRLEYRGYDSTGVALVVDGAIASSKKVGKLANLDKELAEHPLPISTTGIGHTRWATHGPPSDRNAHPHVSGDRRVAVVHNGIIENFADLRTELEADGYEFVSDTDTETVTHLLDRELRGDAPDLTEAVRRVCGRLEGAFTLVVADGADPDRVVGARRNSPLVAGRGDGENFLASDVSAFIEFTRSAVELGQDQVVTISRDGIDVIDFDGSPSPVTEYHVDWDASAAEKGGYEWFMLKEIDEQPRAVADTLLGRHDAQGRLVLDEMRLSDDELRAVDKVIIIACGTSFYAGMVAKYAIEHWTRVPCEVELASEFRYRDPIVGRSTLVVAISQSGETADTLQAIRHARQQGSKVLAICNTNGSTIPRESDAVIYTHAGPEIGVASTKGFLTQLVACYVLGLYLAQVRGTKFGDEIASTVAELEKLPAGVQALLDRAGEVRTLARDLVGHRTFLFLGRHVGYPVALEGALKLKELAYLHAEGFAAGELKHGPIAVIEPGLPVFVVVPPRGRDQLHEKVVSNIQEIRARGARTVVLVEEGDSSIDAYADFVIRLPKAPTLLQPVLATVPLQLFAAELASALGHDVDQPRNLAKSVTVE; encoded by the coding sequence ATGTGTGGAATCGTGGGTTATGTCGGTGAGCGCTCGGCCCTTGACGTCGTGCTCGGTGGGCTGCGACGACTGGAGTATCGGGGGTACGACTCCACCGGGGTGGCGCTGGTCGTCGACGGTGCGATCGCGTCGTCGAAGAAGGTCGGCAAGCTCGCGAACCTGGACAAGGAGCTCGCGGAGCACCCGCTCCCGATCTCGACCACCGGCATCGGCCACACCCGCTGGGCCACGCACGGCCCGCCGAGCGACCGCAACGCCCACCCGCACGTCTCGGGCGACCGTCGGGTCGCCGTGGTCCACAACGGCATCATCGAGAACTTCGCCGACTTGCGTACCGAGCTCGAGGCGGACGGCTACGAGTTCGTCTCTGACACCGACACCGAGACCGTGACCCACCTCCTGGACCGCGAGCTGCGGGGCGACGCCCCCGACCTCACCGAGGCCGTACGCCGCGTGTGCGGCCGCCTCGAGGGCGCGTTCACGCTGGTCGTCGCCGACGGAGCCGATCCCGACCGCGTCGTCGGTGCGCGCCGCAACTCGCCGCTGGTCGCCGGGCGTGGGGACGGCGAGAACTTCCTCGCCTCCGACGTCTCGGCCTTCATCGAGTTCACGCGTTCGGCCGTCGAGCTGGGCCAGGACCAGGTCGTGACCATCTCGCGCGACGGCATCGACGTCATCGACTTCGACGGCAGCCCGTCGCCGGTCACCGAGTACCACGTCGACTGGGACGCGTCTGCCGCCGAGAAGGGCGGCTACGAGTGGTTCATGCTCAAGGAGATCGACGAGCAGCCACGCGCCGTCGCCGACACCCTGCTCGGACGCCATGACGCCCAGGGCCGGCTGGTGCTCGACGAGATGCGGCTCTCCGACGATGAGCTGCGCGCCGTCGACAAGGTCATCATCATCGCCTGCGGCACGTCGTTCTACGCCGGCATGGTCGCGAAGTACGCGATCGAGCACTGGACGCGTGTTCCCTGCGAGGTCGAGCTGGCCTCGGAATTCCGCTACCGCGACCCGATCGTCGGCAGGTCGACGCTGGTGGTGGCGATCAGCCAGTCCGGCGAGACCGCCGACACCCTGCAGGCGATCCGCCACGCACGTCAGCAGGGCTCGAAGGTGCTCGCGATCTGCAACACCAACGGCTCGACGATCCCGCGCGAGTCGGACGCCGTGATCTACACCCACGCAGGTCCGGAGATCGGGGTGGCCTCCACGAAGGGCTTCCTGACCCAGCTCGTCGCCTGCTACGTGCTCGGGCTCTACCTCGCCCAGGTCCGGGGGACGAAGTTCGGGGACGAGATCGCCTCGACCGTCGCCGAGCTCGAGAAGCTCCCGGCGGGCGTCCAGGCGCTGCTGGACCGCGCCGGCGAGGTCCGCACGCTCGCCCGCGACCTCGTCGGGCACCGGACGTTCCTCTTCCTCGGCCGCCACGTCGGCTACCCGGTGGCGTTGGAGGGTGCCCTCAAGCTCAAGGAGCTGGCCTACCTCCACGCGGAGGGCTTCGCGGCCGGTGAGCTCAAGCACGGTCCGATCGCCGTCATCGAGCCGGGGCTCCCCGTGTTCGTCGTCGTGCCGCCCCGGGGACGCGACCAGCTCCACGAGAAGGTCGTGAGCAACATCCAGGAGATCCGCGCCCGTGGCGCCCGCACCGTCGTCCTCGTCGAGGAGGGTGACTCCTCGATCGACGCATACGCCGACTTCGTGATCCGGCTGCCGAAGGCTCCGACGCTGCTGCAGCCAGTCCTCGCGACCGTCCCCCTGCAGCTCTTCGCCGCGGAGCTGGCCTCGGCGCTCGGGCACGACGTGGACCAGCCCCGCAACCTCGCCAAGTCCGTCACGGTCGAGTAG
- the coaA gene encoding type I pantothenate kinase, producing MSVTQPGSSDTSPYVELERRAWADLAGDAPQPLTQTEIDKVRGLGDELDLEEVRQVYVPLARLISMRVRYAGELYRSTEAFLRRPQPQRTPYVIGIAGSVAVGKSTTARLLRELLAKDDAHSNVSLVTTDGFLLPNAELERRGLLERKGFPESYDRKALLRFVMAVKSGREVVEAPVYSHLTYDVTDEVVTLNRPDVVLIEGLNVLQPARTRGDGRPGLAISDFFDFSVYVDAARKDIRRWYAERFLRLRETAFRNPDSYFVRYGALDEEQAMAQAALLWDSINGPNLKDNIEPTRGRATLVLRKDADHSVRWIRLRKL from the coding sequence ATGTCGGTCACGCAGCCGGGCTCCAGCGACACCTCGCCGTACGTCGAGCTCGAACGACGTGCCTGGGCGGATCTCGCCGGTGACGCGCCCCAACCGCTCACCCAGACCGAGATCGACAAGGTACGCGGTCTCGGCGACGAGCTGGACCTCGAGGAGGTCCGCCAGGTCTACGTGCCCCTCGCACGCCTGATCAGCATGCGGGTCCGGTACGCGGGTGAGCTCTACCGCTCGACGGAGGCGTTCCTGCGCCGCCCCCAGCCGCAGCGGACGCCGTACGTCATCGGGATCGCCGGCTCCGTCGCAGTCGGCAAGTCGACGACGGCGCGGCTCCTGCGCGAGCTGCTGGCCAAGGACGACGCACACAGCAACGTGTCGCTCGTCACCACCGACGGCTTCCTGCTGCCCAACGCCGAGCTCGAGCGCCGTGGGCTGCTGGAGCGCAAAGGGTTCCCCGAGTCGTACGACCGCAAGGCGCTGCTGCGTTTCGTGATGGCCGTGAAGTCCGGACGCGAGGTCGTCGAGGCCCCGGTCTACTCCCACCTCACGTATGACGTCACCGACGAGGTGGTCACCCTCAACCGGCCCGACGTGGTCCTCATCGAGGGCCTCAACGTCCTCCAGCCGGCCCGCACCCGCGGCGACGGACGCCCCGGTCTCGCGATCAGCGACTTCTTCGACTTCTCGGTGTACGTGGACGCAGCACGCAAGGACATCCGCCGCTGGTACGCCGAACGCTTCCTGCGGCTGCGCGAGACCGCGTTCCGCAACCCGGACTCCTACTTCGTCCGCTACGGCGCGCTCGACGAGGAGCAGGCGATGGCGCAGGCGGCGCTGCTGTGGGACTCGATCAACGGGCCCAATCTCAAGGACAACATCGAGCCGACACGGGGCCGCGCGACCTTGGTGCTGCGCAAGGACGCGGACCACTCCGTGCGCTGGATCCGTCTGCGCAAGCTCTGA
- a CDS encoding bile acid:sodium symporter family protein: protein MDSALSTVGLPIALGIIMFGLGLSLTIDDFRRVGRHPRAVVVALSCQLLLLPALCFGLVLLFDLPPLLAVGMMLLAASPGGTSANLYSHLFRGDVALNVSLTAINSIIAIVSLPLITNLAIAYFDADNTVSLQFTKVLEVFAIVLLPVALGMLVHGVRPAFAGRMDKPVRIASAVILAVLVIGILVDQRENVGDYAAKIGAVTALFCVLSLAVGYLVPRWAGVTERQAIASSFEIGVHNATLAIYVAVEVLDETEISIPGAMYGLVMFFIAAAWGVVLTRYLVRDRASAAVDA, encoded by the coding sequence ATGGACTCCGCGCTCAGCACCGTCGGGCTACCGATCGCCCTCGGCATCATCATGTTCGGCCTCGGCCTCTCGCTGACGATCGACGACTTCCGCCGGGTCGGTCGTCACCCCCGTGCCGTCGTGGTCGCCCTGTCGTGCCAGCTCCTGCTGCTACCGGCCCTCTGCTTCGGCCTGGTCCTGCTGTTCGACCTCCCACCGCTGCTCGCCGTCGGCATGATGCTGCTAGCCGCGTCGCCGGGCGGGACGAGCGCCAACCTCTACAGCCACCTGTTCCGGGGCGATGTCGCGCTCAACGTCTCGCTGACGGCGATCAACTCGATCATCGCGATCGTGTCACTGCCCCTGATCACAAACCTCGCCATCGCCTACTTCGACGCCGACAACACGGTGTCCCTGCAGTTCACGAAGGTCCTCGAGGTCTTCGCGATCGTCCTCCTGCCGGTCGCGCTCGGCATGCTCGTGCACGGGGTGCGCCCTGCGTTCGCCGGGCGGATGGACAAGCCGGTCCGCATCGCCTCAGCGGTGATCCTCGCCGTGCTCGTGATCGGCATCCTCGTCGACCAGCGCGAGAACGTCGGTGACTACGCCGCCAAGATCGGTGCCGTCACCGCCCTCTTCTGCGTGCTCAGCCTCGCCGTCGGTTATCTCGTCCCCCGCTGGGCCGGGGTCACCGAGCGCCAGGCGATCGCGTCGTCGTTCGAGATCGGCGTCCACAACGCGACGCTCGCAATCTACGTGGCCGTCGAGGTCCTCGACGAGACCGAGATCTCGATCCCCGGCGCGATGTATGGGCTCGTGATGTTCTTCATCGCCGCAGCGTGGGGCGTCGTGCTGACGCGCTATCTCGTCCGCGACCGGGCGTCCGCCGCCGTCGACGCCTGA
- a CDS encoding GNAT family N-acetyltransferase, with protein sequence MRIEEVDPFDDAALEAFHAHQARVVSDPYDLVWTLEETRVRARLSDPWVERRYVWARADDGAVVATAELELSLRDNTDSVWADLRIDPRRRAEAGSFVEDLKHRTRLAGRSRLEAEARWAPEESGSPDAELLRVHGFRLGIVEAQRVLDLPADDEHLARLATRAAPHHASYALRTWVGPVPEDVVDAYAALRSVMAVEAPSGEMGWEAEDFPPDRVRHEEREFAAQQRTSVTTVAVQEDGTVVGHSQIVVPGTDPVNAFQWDTLVLPAHRGHRLGLVMKVRNLRAATPALGDRSLLHTWNAAENAPMIAVNETMGFRLVACTGAFRCDL encoded by the coding sequence GTGCGCATCGAGGAGGTCGACCCGTTCGACGACGCCGCGCTGGAGGCGTTCCACGCTCACCAGGCGCGGGTGGTCTCCGACCCGTACGACCTGGTCTGGACCCTTGAGGAGACCAGGGTCCGTGCTCGGCTGAGCGACCCGTGGGTCGAGCGTCGGTATGTGTGGGCGCGCGCGGACGACGGCGCGGTGGTGGCCACGGCGGAGCTGGAGCTGTCGCTGCGGGACAACACCGACAGCGTGTGGGCAGACCTCCGTATCGACCCGCGGCGGCGCGCCGAGGCCGGATCCTTCGTCGAGGACCTCAAGCACCGCACCCGCCTCGCCGGGCGCTCGCGGCTGGAGGCTGAGGCGCGCTGGGCACCCGAGGAGTCCGGCAGCCCTGACGCGGAGCTGCTGCGGGTGCACGGATTCCGGCTGGGGATCGTCGAGGCGCAGCGGGTGCTCGACCTGCCCGCCGACGACGAGCATCTCGCTCGGCTCGCGACACGCGCAGCGCCGCACCACGCGTCGTACGCGCTGCGGACGTGGGTCGGCCCGGTCCCTGAGGATGTGGTGGACGCGTATGCCGCGCTGCGCTCGGTGATGGCCGTCGAGGCGCCGTCGGGGGAGATGGGGTGGGAGGCCGAGGACTTCCCGCCTGACCGGGTCCGGCACGAGGAGCGAGAGTTCGCCGCGCAGCAGCGCACGTCGGTCACCACCGTCGCCGTCCAGGAGGACGGCACGGTCGTCGGGCACAGCCAGATCGTGGTGCCGGGGACCGACCCAGTGAACGCGTTCCAGTGGGACACGCTGGTGCTTCCCGCGCACCGCGGCCACCGCCTGGGCCTCGTGATGAAGGTGCGCAACCTGCGCGCGGCCACGCCGGCGCTCGGCGACCGGTCGCTGCTCCACACCTGGAACGCCGCGGAAAACGCGCCGATGATCGCGGTGAACGAGACGATGGGCTTCCGGCTCGTCGCCTGCACCGGCGCGTTCCGCTGCGACCTGTGA
- the glmM gene encoding phosphoglucosamine mutase translates to MGRIFGTDGVRGVANTDLTAELAVDLAVAAAHVLGETGAFADQRPTAVVARDPRASGEFLEAAVVAGLASAGVDVHRLGVVPTPGAAYLTSALAADMGVMISASHNPMPDNGIKFLARGGLKLDDALEDVIERTLEQPWQRPTGAAVGRIGDSPTALRTYERHLVQAVGQRLDGLRIVLDCANGAASEVGPQAFRELGAEVVAIHAEPDGLNINEGCGSTHPEALQRVVIESSADAGFAFDGDADRCLAVDASGELVDGDQILAILALTLKEQGRLVNDTVVATVMSNLGFVQAMDAAGVTVVQTAVGDRYVLEAMRASGFNLGGEQSGHVIMSDHATTGDGVLTALSIAARLVSSGRTLADLAAVMRRLPQVLVNVPGVDKSRATTDVDVAAAVAAATAELDGSGRVLLRPSGTEPLVRVMVEAATSAKADEVARQLAAVVGKALAL, encoded by the coding sequence TTGGGTCGGATCTTCGGAACCGACGGCGTCCGGGGGGTCGCGAACACCGACCTCACCGCAGAGCTCGCTGTCGACCTGGCTGTGGCAGCAGCCCACGTGCTGGGTGAGACGGGTGCCTTCGCCGATCAGAGGCCGACCGCAGTCGTGGCTCGCGATCCTCGCGCCTCGGGAGAGTTTCTCGAGGCCGCGGTGGTCGCGGGCCTTGCGTCTGCGGGGGTCGACGTGCACCGGCTCGGTGTGGTGCCGACCCCGGGAGCCGCCTATCTGACGTCCGCGCTCGCCGCGGACATGGGCGTCATGATCTCCGCGAGCCACAACCCGATGCCCGACAACGGCATCAAGTTCCTGGCGCGCGGGGGGCTCAAGCTCGACGACGCCCTCGAGGACGTCATCGAGCGCACCCTCGAACAGCCCTGGCAGCGCCCGACCGGTGCCGCTGTGGGCCGTATCGGCGACAGCCCGACGGCGCTGCGCACGTACGAGCGCCATCTGGTGCAGGCGGTCGGCCAGCGCCTCGACGGGCTCCGTATCGTCCTCGACTGCGCGAACGGCGCGGCGAGCGAGGTCGGCCCCCAGGCGTTCCGCGAGCTCGGGGCCGAGGTCGTGGCGATCCATGCCGAGCCCGACGGCCTCAACATCAACGAGGGGTGCGGGTCCACTCACCCCGAGGCACTGCAGCGGGTGGTCATCGAGAGCAGTGCTGACGCTGGCTTCGCCTTCGACGGGGACGCCGACCGCTGCCTCGCCGTGGACGCGTCCGGCGAGCTCGTCGACGGGGACCAGATCCTCGCCATCCTCGCCCTCACGCTCAAGGAGCAGGGGCGGCTCGTCAACGACACCGTGGTGGCGACCGTGATGTCCAACCTCGGCTTCGTGCAGGCGATGGACGCCGCAGGTGTCACCGTCGTGCAGACGGCGGTCGGTGATCGCTATGTGCTCGAGGCGATGCGTGCCAGCGGCTTCAACCTCGGTGGCGAGCAGTCGGGGCACGTCATCATGAGCGACCACGCGACGACTGGTGACGGCGTCCTTACCGCGCTCTCGATCGCCGCTCGCCTCGTGTCCTCGGGCCGCACCCTCGCTGATCTCGCGGCCGTCATGCGGCGGCTCCCGCAGGTCCTCGTGAACGTTCCCGGCGTCGACAAGTCTCGCGCGACCACCGACGTCGACGTCGCAGCCGCGGTGGCCGCGGCGACGGCCGAGCTGGACGGGTCCGGGCGGGTGCTCCTGCGCCCCTCCGGCACCGAGCCGCTCGTCCGCGTGATGGTCGAGGCCGCCACGAGCGCCAAGGCCGACGAGGTGGCGCGGCAGCTGGCGGCAGTCGTCGGCAAAGCGCTCGCGCTCTGA